The genomic segment GCTCAGGATCATCACTTCGGAGTACAGCAGGATCAGGACGCCTGCATAATAGAGGCTCCAGGTGCGGTCGGCGCAGCGGATCGTTTCGACCATGCTCCAACAGGCCAGCAGCACCGCCAGGGTCTGCCAGTGCGACAGGTGCATAGTATTCATATGCGGAAAGCCGCTCAGGTACAGGCTGAGGAAGAATGCCCCTATGCAGAGAAGAATGCCGCGCAGCAGTGATCGTTGGCGCAGGCGGAAAATGGATGTGCGGGGAGGCACTATCCCTCCATTATCGCAGTGCGATTGAACCCGGCCGTTCTTGAGGAGCAAACCACTTTCGGAGCCGTGAAATGAATCAAATCCGACGGGAGTCCCATGCAGCCCTTCGATAAAGTTTCCACCGTTACCATTGCCGTCCGCGATCAGGACGAGGCGCTCACCTGGTTCACTCAGATGCTCGGATTCGAAAAGCGTATCGACCAGGTCGGCAACGGATTCCGCTGGCTCACCGTGGCTCCGCCTCAGCAGGCTGAGGTCGAGTTCCTGCTAGCGTCCTGGTTTCCCGATCTCGTCGGCAAGAATCCCACCTGGGTCATCTCCACCCGCGACTGCCAAGGTGGCTACGAAGAGCTGAAGTCGAAGGGCATTGAGTTCGTGCAGTCACCCAGTCCGCGCCCGTGGGGGATCGAGGCAGTCTTCGTCGACCTCTACGGAAATAAGTACGCGCTCGTCCAGGAGTCTGCGCAGGTCCTCACCGACGAAGCCGAATCGAACGCGCTCGGTTTGAAGGGCGTCGCTGTCGGAACTGTCCTCCCTGCGGGCCGGGCATGACTATGATCTCTCGTTCCGCCCGCCCCCAAGCGGGACTACAATAATCGATTCACACAGCAACTCTAAGTTAAGCTGTGAGAATCGCTTCCATGAAGAGCTGCCCCGTCTGCGAAACGGCATATCCCAACGACCTTGCCGTCTGCAGCAAGGACGGAGCCGTTCTCGTGCCCAATGCTGAACGCGAGCCCGGCGCAATCATTCGGGGCAAATACCGCATTGTCCGGACGCTGGGGCATGGCGGCATGGGCACTGTCTACCTCGCCGAGCACATGCTGCTGGGCCGCCTCCGCGCACTCAAGTTCATCCTCGGGAATCTTGCCCACGACATCCGTTTCGTCAAGCGCTTCCGCCAGGAGGCGCAGACAGCCGTCGAGTTGCGTCATCCGAACATCGTGGAGGTCGTTGACCTGGACCAGGCTGAAGACGGCACTCCCTACATTGCTATGGAGTTCGTCGATGGGCCCGATCTGCGCACCGTGCTGCAGTCCGGAGCGCTCCCCATCGACCGCGCTATCGCGATCGCCCGAGGCGTCGCACTCGGCCTTGGAGCAGCTCATGCCCGGGGGATCGTGCATCGTGATCTGAAGCCGGAAAACATTCTCCTTACCGCGCACCGCAGGGACGCAACTCACCCCAAGCTTGCCGACTTCGGCATTGCCGCAATCAATGACGCGGCCGGCGCCATCAGCCGCACCAGCTTACTGCTCACTCCCGAGTACGCCTCGCCCGAGCAGTGGCGCGGCACGGCGGTTCAGCAACTCGACGGCCGCACCGATCTCTACGCGCTCGGCTGCGTTCTCTACGAGATGCTCACTGGCCGCAATCCGTTCCAGGCCGAAGATCCCCACGGCTGGATGCATCAGCACCTGGAGGTTGAGCCGCCGCGCCCCAGCATGGTCCGTCCTGAAGTGGCCGAATGGGCCGGGCTCGACGAGGCCGTACTGCGTCTTCTTGCGAAAAATCGCGACCGCCGCACACCCAGCGCAATCGCTGCGTTTGACGCCCTGCAGGCTCTGCGGCGCTTGCCGCACACGGATGTGGATGATGTCATCGTCCAGCGCACTATGCGCTTCAAGCATCCGGAGCGGCCCGCGCGGCTTGAACGACCCCCGGCTAAATCGGCGCCCTCCACGGCCGCGGCCGATGAGACCGAGCAGACTTCATGGCAGAGGTCGCGCGGGATCTTCATCGGGGTCATCGCTGCCGCTGCTTTACTCCTCGGCCTCGCGATTGCCGCAGCATCGATTCCTGCTGCGACCCTCAACAGTTATGGGCGCAAGCTGGACAGCCCGAGCCATCCCGGGCTTGCCATGATGCTCTACCACGTTGCGTGTTCGCGCGGCAGCGGACAAGCATGCGCGTCCATGGGCCTGGATTATGAAGATGAGGCGGGAGGAGACTTCGACCCTGAGCAGGCCGCCCAGTTCTTTTCGCGCGCCTGCGCCGACGAATATCTGCCGGGCTGCGTAGAAGCGGGCCGCGTCTACGAGCGGGGCCGCGGAGTGCAGCAAAACCTGCCGCGCGCGGTGGAATTCTACTCCCGCGCGTGCACCCTGTCCGATCCCGAAGGCTGCGCCAGCCTCGGCCGCATGTATGAGCAGGGAAGCGGCGTGGACCAGGATTATGGGCACGCTGTCGCTCTCTTCGCGCAATCCTGCGAAAGCGCAAACCGCGACGGCTGCGAAGGCCTGGCGCGCTCCTATCGCGACGGCCACGGCGTTGACCGCGATCCGAATATGGCTGCAACGCTGTTTGAAAAGGCGGAAACGCTGACGCGACGGTGAGGTAAGTTCATAGTGCGCTGTTCACAGCCCGGCTCCCATGAGCCCAAAAGCAATCCGGCCATAAAAAGCACGCTCTGCGCACTGGCCATGGCCGGAGGGTGATGACTGTGAACTGCGAACTAAGAACGCTGAACTGTGCGCCGCCTACTGCGCAGCCATCTCCATCTCTCTGAGCGACTCCGCATACGGCGCACGCAGCACGCCGCGCTCGGTGATGATCGCGCTCACGTACTTTGCCGGAGTCACATCAAACGCGGGATTGCAGATGCCTACTCCGTGCGGCGTCAATTGCTTTCCACCATGATGTGTCACCTCAACCTGGTTGCGCTCCTCAATGGGAATCGCATCGCCGGTCGACGTTTCCATGTCGATGGTGGACCACGGCGCCGCGCAATAGAACGGAATGCCGTGCTCCTTCGCCAGGATCGCCACGTTGTAGGTGCCGATCTTGTTGGCGAAGTCACCATTGGCTGCGATGCGGTCCGCGCCGACCACTACCGCCTTGATCTTGCCCGCGCGCATCAGGCTCGCCGCCATGTTGTCGCAGATCACCGTGGTGGGAATGCCGTCGGCCGTCAGTTCCCATGCGGTCAGCCGCGCTCCCTGCAGAAACGGCCGGGTCTCATCGGCATAAACGTGAATCTGCTTACCCTGCTCCACTGCCGAGCGGATCACGCCCAGCGCCGTACCGTATCCGCACGTGGCCAGGGCACCGGCGTTGCAGTGCGTCAGCACGCCGCCTTCGTCCGGCAGCAGCGCTCCGCCGAATGCGCCCATCGTTTTGCAGGCCGCGATGTCTTCGTCGTACATGGCATGCGCCTCGGCCAGGATGCGCTCCTTGACCTCGGCCATGGAAGCGCCCTTCGAGCGCAAATCGGCAAACAGCTTCTTCATGCGGTCGATCGCCCAGAACAGGTTCACGGCCGTGGGCCGCGTTCCTGCCAGCCGCGCGCAGATCTTGTCGAACTCCGGCGCGAAGCGCTCCGCGCTCTCACTCTCTGAGTGCTGTGCCCCAAGAGCCACGCCGTAAGCGGCCGACACGCCGATGGCAGGCGCGCCGCGCACCACCATCGTTACGATGACGTCTGCCACCTGTTCGTACGTGGTGGCAACCACATAACTCTCCTCGAGAGGAAGCCGCGTCTGATCAATAAAACGGACACCCTCGGGTGTCCACGAAAGCGTAGGAATCATGCACTTCCAGTGTACCTGTTCTGCAATCGGTGCGGGTTCAATCGTCGCCGGCCGAGAGCGGCGGAAGACCTCGCAATCGCAGCACCGCTTCGCGCAACTCATGCGCCCGGCGTGACTTCACCAGCACCTCGCGCGCTCCCAGCGTCCGGCAGATCTCGTGGGTCAGATCGTCCTCTACGATTGTCCACACCAGCACAGGGATCTTCCTCAGCGTCTCGCGCCCCCGGATGTACCGCATCACTTCCTGACCCGAACTGTCTTTGAGCAGCAGGTCGAGGATTACCGCCTCTGGGGCAGATTCGTCTCCACTCTCCACCTGCTTGAGGAACTCCAGCGCCTTACCCGCCGTGTTCACCACACGCGAGGAACGCGCGCCCAGCCGC from the Occallatibacter riparius genome contains:
- a CDS encoding serine/threonine-protein kinase; this translates as MKSCPVCETAYPNDLAVCSKDGAVLVPNAEREPGAIIRGKYRIVRTLGHGGMGTVYLAEHMLLGRLRALKFILGNLAHDIRFVKRFRQEAQTAVELRHPNIVEVVDLDQAEDGTPYIAMEFVDGPDLRTVLQSGALPIDRAIAIARGVALGLGAAHARGIVHRDLKPENILLTAHRRDATHPKLADFGIAAINDAAGAISRTSLLLTPEYASPEQWRGTAVQQLDGRTDLYALGCVLYEMLTGRNPFQAEDPHGWMHQHLEVEPPRPSMVRPEVAEWAGLDEAVLRLLAKNRDRRTPSAIAAFDALQALRRLPHTDVDDVIVQRTMRFKHPERPARLERPPAKSAPSTAAADETEQTSWQRSRGIFIGVIAAAALLLGLAIAAASIPAATLNSYGRKLDSPSHPGLAMMLYHVACSRGSGQACASMGLDYEDEAGGDFDPEQAAQFFSRACADEYLPGCVEAGRVYERGRGVQQNLPRAVEFYSRACTLSDPEGCASLGRMYEQGSGVDQDYGHAVALFAQSCESANRDGCEGLARSYRDGHGVDRDPNMAATLFEKAETLTRR
- a CDS encoding response regulator, which codes for MFLFVEDNGMDLAMAAACLSRLGARSSRVVNTAGKALEFLKQVESGDESAPEAVILDLLLKDSSGQEVMRYIRGRETLRKIPVLVWTIVEDDLTHEICRTLGAREVLVKSRRAHELREAVLRLRGLPPLSAGDD
- the mtnA gene encoding S-methyl-5-thioribose-1-phosphate isomerase, with the protein product MIPTLSWTPEGVRFIDQTRLPLEESYVVATTYEQVADVIVTMVVRGAPAIGVSAAYGVALGAQHSESESAERFAPEFDKICARLAGTRPTAVNLFWAIDRMKKLFADLRSKGASMAEVKERILAEAHAMYDEDIAACKTMGAFGGALLPDEGGVLTHCNAGALATCGYGTALGVIRSAVEQGKQIHVYADETRPFLQGARLTAWELTADGIPTTVICDNMAASLMRAGKIKAVVVGADRIAANGDFANKIGTYNVAILAKEHGIPFYCAAPWSTIDMETSTGDAIPIEERNQVEVTHHGGKQLTPHGVGICNPAFDVTPAKYVSAIITERGVLRAPYAESLREMEMAAQ
- a CDS encoding VOC family protein; the protein is MQPFDKVSTVTIAVRDQDEALTWFTQMLGFEKRIDQVGNGFRWLTVAPPQQAEVEFLLASWFPDLVGKNPTWVISTRDCQGGYEELKSKGIEFVQSPSPRPWGIEAVFVDLYGNKYALVQESAQVLTDEAESNALGLKGVAVGTVLPAGRA
- a CDS encoding permease — protein: MPPRTSIFRLRQRSLLRGILLCIGAFFLSLYLSGFPHMNTMHLSHWQTLAVLLACWSMVETIRCADRTWSLYYAGVLILLYSEVMILSMAVFLFFYP